In Nocardia sp. XZ_19_385, the sequence CGAGCAGGCGCTTGTGGACCAGGGGCGGCAGCATGTCGGCGACATCGCCCCCATAGGCCGCGACCTCCTTGACCAGCGAGCTGGACACGTAGCTGAAGGTCGGGTTGGTGGCGATGAAGAGCGTGTCGACGCCGGTGAGCTTCTTGTTCATCTGCGCCATCTGCAGTTCGTAGACGAAGTCGGTCGCGTCGCGCACACCCTTCACGATCGCGCCGATGCCCTCCTGCGTGGCGAAATCCACGGTCAGACCCTGCCAGGAGGCGACCCGGACATTGGGCAGGTGCGCGGTGGCCTCCCGCAGCATCTCCATCCGTTCGTCGACGGTGAACATGCCCTGCTTCTTCGGGTTGATCGAGACGGTCACCACGACTTCGTCGAATTGCGCCGCTGCCCTGGTGAATACGTCGAGATGCCCGTTGGTCATCGGGTCGAAGGACCCGGGGCACAGTGCTCCAGCCATGAGTGGACGCTACCGCGCGTTCCCCGGGAAGCGAACGCCGGGACCCGGCCTCACGCCGTGAATTCGGCCAGTTCGATTCGGGTCTCGCCGTACTTGCGCGGCTTGGCGGCGGTATAGCCGGTCGGCCAGACGATTTCGGGTGAGCGGATGGAACGCTCGACGATGATGAGGGCGTCGGCGGCCAGCCATTTGTGCTCGGCGAGCAGTAGCAGGTCGCCGATGACGGTTTCGGTGTCTACGTCGTAGGGCGGGTCGGAGAAGACGAGGTCGTATTCGCCTGCGCCGCCGCGTTGGAGGACCGAGGCGACGGTGCCCTGGCGGAGTTCCGCGCCGGGGAGGGCGAGGTCGGTGATGTTGCCCTGCACGATCGCGGCGGCCTTGCGGTCGGATTCGACGAGCAGGGCGTGGGTGGCGCCGCGGGAGAGGGCTTCCAGGCCGAGGGCGCCGGAGCCCGCGTACAGGTCGAGCACGCGGACGCCGTCGAGGTCCAGGCGGGCGTCGATGGCGCTGAAGAGGGCTTCGCGTACCCGGTCCGAGGTGGGCCGGGTACCGGCGGGCGGTACCCGGAGGCGCCGCCCGCCCGCTTGTCCCGCGACGATGCGCGTCATTCGGCGGCGGCCCCCGTGACGGCCAGCTCGACCAGCAGGTCTCCGCCTTCGACCTGCTGCACCTTCGCGATGGCGACGCGGGCGACGGTGCCGGCCCGGGGCGCGGTGATCGCGGCTTCCATCTTCATCGCCTCGATGGTGCCGATGGTGTCGCCCGCCGCGACCGAATCGCCTTCGGACACAGCGAGAGTGACTACACCGGCGAATGGGGCGGCGAGGTGGCCGGAGTTGGTCTTGTCGGCCTTCTCCGCCACCGGGACGTCGCTGGCGATGGACCGGTCGCGCACCGCGACGGGACGGAGCTGGCCGTTGAGGATGCACATCACGGTGCGCATGCCGCGGTCGTCGGGCTCGGAGATGGCTTCCAGGCCGATGAGCAGCGTGACGCCCTTCTCCAGCTGGACGCGATGCTCCTCGCCGTGGCGCAGGCCGTAGAAGAACTGGTTGGCCGAGAGCCCGGAGGTGTCGCCGTACTTCTCGCGATGCGCCTCGAATTCGGCGGCGGGGCCGGGGAACAGCAGCCGGTTCAGCGTGGTGCGGCGCTCCAGCGAGGTGCCCGTCAGACCGGCTTCATCCGCCGCGGAGAGTTCGGTTTCCGGCTTCGCGGGACCGCGGCCGGAAAGGGCCTTGGTACGGAACGGTTCCGGCCAGCCACCCGCCGGGGTGCCGAGTTCCCCACGGAGGAAACCGATTACCGAATCGGGGATGTCGTAGCGGGCCGGGTCGGCGGCGAACTCGTCGACGCTGACACCGGTACCGACCAGCGCCAAGGCGAGGTCACCGACCACCTTGGAGGACGGGGTCACCTTGACCAGGCGGCCCAGGAGCCGGTCCGCCGCAGCGTATTTCGCTTCGACCTCTTCGAACTGGTCACCGAGGCCCAGCGCGATGGCCTGCTGACGCAGGTTCGACAGCTGCCCGCCCGGAATCTCGTGGGTGTAGACGCGGCCGGTGGGAGCCGGAAGCCCGGATTCGAAGGGCGCGTAGACCTTTCGCAGCGCCTCCCAGTACGGCTCCAGATCGCAGACGTTCTGCAGGTCCAGGCCGGTGTCGAATTCACTGTGCGCGGCCGCGGCCACGATCGCGGAAAGGGCCGGCTGGCTGGTGGTTCCGGCCATCGCGGCGCTGGCGCCGTCGACCGCGTCCGCGCCGGCCTGCCAGGCGGCGAGGTAGGTGGCCAGCTGGCCGCCGGGGGTGTCGTGGGTGTGCACGTGCACCGGCAGATCGAAGTTACTGCGCAGGGCGGTAACGAGTTTCGCGGCAGCCGGTGCGCGCAGCAGGCCGGCCATGTCCTTGATGGCCAGGACGTGCGCGCCCGCGTCGACGATCTGCTCGGCCAGCTTGAGGTAGTAGTCGAGGGTGTAGAGGGTTTCGTTCGGATTCGACAGGTCGCCGGTGTAGCTCATCGCGACTTCGGCCAGGGTGGTGCCGGTTTCCCGGACCGCGTCGATGGCCGGGCGCATCTGGTCGACGTTGTTGAGCGCGTCGAAGATGCGGAAGATGTCGACACCGGTCGCGGCGGCCTCGGAAACGAAAGCGCGCGTAACCTTTTCGGGGTACGGGGTGTAGCCGACGGTGTTGCGGCCGCGCAGCAGCATCTGCAAATTGATGTTCGGCACGGCCTCGCGCAGGGCGGCCAGGCGCTCCCACGGGTCCTCGTAGAGGAAGCGCAGCGCCACGTCATAGGTTGCGCCGCCCCAGCATTCGATGGACAGCAGTTCCGGAGTCATCCGGGCGACGTGTCCGGCGACGGCCATGAGCCCGCTGGTGCGCACCCGGGTGGCCAGCAGCGACTGGTGCGCGTCACGGAAGGTGGTGTCGGTGACGCCGACCGCCTTCTGCTCGCGCAGCGCCTGCGCGAAACCTTCCGGGCCCAGGCGCAGCAGCTTCTGCCGGGAGCCGTCCGGCGGCGGCACGCTCAGGTCGATGGCGGGCAGCTTGTCGTGCGGGTAGACCGTGCTGCGGCGCTCACCGTGCGGCTTGTTGACGGTGATGTCGGCCAAGTAGTTGAGGATCTTGGTGCCGCGGTCCGCGGAGCCGCGCGAGGTCAGCAGCTGCGGGCGTTCGTCGATGAATGAGGTGGTGACCCGGCCGTCCTTGAAATCGGGGTCGTCGAGCACGGCGAGCAGGAACGGGATGTTGGTCGTGACGCCACGGATCCGGAATTCGGCGAGCGCGCGCCGGGCTCGGGCGGCCGCCGCGGGCAGGTCGCGGCCGCGGCAGGTCAGCTTCACCAGCATCGAGTCGAAGTAGGCGCCGATCTCCGCGCCCAGGTTCGCGCCGCCGTCCAGGCGGATGCCCGCGCCGCCCGGGGTGCGATAGGCGGTGATGCGGCCGGTGTCGGGGCGGAAACCGTTGGCCGGGTCCTCGGTGGTGATCCGGCACTGCAGCGCCGCACCCCGGATGGACACCGAATCCTGGCTCAGGCCAAGGTCTTCCAGCGTCTGCCCGGCCGCGATCCGCAGCTGCGACTGCACCAGGTCGACATCGGTGATCTCCTCGGTCACCGTGTGCTCGACCTGGATGCGCGGGTTCATCTCGATGAAGACGTGGTTGCCGCGCTCGTCGAGCAGGAACTCCACTGTGCCCGCGTTGCTGTAACCGATCTGGCGGGCGAAAGCGACGGCGTCGTTGCAGATCCGCTCGCGCAGCGCCGGGTCCAGATTCGGGGCCGGGGCGAGTTCGATCACCTTCTGGTGGCGGCGCTGCACCGAACAGTCGCGCTCGAACAGGTGCATGACGTTGCCGTGCTGGTCGGCCAGGATCTGCACCTCGATGTGGCGCGGGTTCACCACGGCCTGCTCGAGGAACACGGTCGGGTCGCCGAACGCGGACTCGGCCTCGCGGGAGGCGGCCTCGATCGACTCGCGCAGCTGTTCGGGGGCGGCGACGCGGCGCATACCGCGGCCGCCACCGCCCGCGACGGCCTTCACGAAGATCGGGTACTCCAGCTGCTGCGCGGCGGCGAGCAACTCGTCGATATCGGCCGACGGCGCGCTGGACTTCAGCACCGGCAGCCCGGCGGCCCTGGCCGCTTCGATGGCCGTGGCCTTGTTCCCCGCCATCTCGAGCACCTCGGCCGACGGGCCGATGAAGGTGATGCCCTCGCGGGCGCAGGCGGCGGCCAGGTCGGGGTTCTCGGAAAGGAAGCCGTAGCCGGGGTAGATCGCGTCGGCGCCGGCGGACTTGGCCGCGTCGATGATCGCGTCGATGGACAGGTACGCCCGGACCGGGTGCCCCTCCTCACCGATCTGGTAGGACTCGGCAGCCTTCATACGGTGGACCGAATTGCGGTCCTCGTGCGGAAAGACGGCGACCGTCCCGATGCCCAGTTCGTAGGCCGCGCGGAAGGCGCGGATGGCGATCTCGCCGCGATTGGCAACCAAGACTTTCGAGAACATTGACCCAAGGTACCTGGCGCAGAGCACGGCTCCGACACGGATACGGGCTTCGCAGCCATCTTCACAAGCGGGCCTAGCACGGTTGCGAAGTTGCGGAAATCGTGGCGTCACATCTCACCGCGCGGCGACGGCCGTGGTGCGCAGCGCCGATGGCCATGCGGCACGGCGAAATCGGCAGGGTTGCACGGAATATTCGCGGCTCGGCTTATGCTGGACAACGCAGCTGGTTTCTCCGGTGCGCGACGAGTTGGAGCCCCGACGTCACGCGCAGGAGTCGAGATCCGTCCGGATCGAGAGGGAACCCGGTGAGAATCCGGGACTGTCCCGCAGCGGTATGCAGGAACGACCGCCGTCAACAAAGCACTGGAGTGATCCGGGAAGCGACGGCCAGTAGGTGAGCCCCTAACTGGGGTCGGCCAGAAGGCCCGTGCCCGCAAGTCCGAAGACCTGCCAGTTGTGCCGGATACGCCGTATCCGGCGGCCACCGCCTCGTGGAATGGGCGCGCGGACCACCAGTGCTGACATTTCGGGCTCCGTTCTTCGCGGTTGCCGAGATGTCTGCTCGGTGCTGCCCGCCCCAACGGCGATGGTTCACGACCAAACACAGCACTGGAGAACATCGTGACTGTTACTTCTGCTCCGTTCACCGCAACGGTTCTCGGGCTCCCGCGAGTTGGACCTCGACGGGAACTCAAGCGCGCCACCGAGTCCTACTGGGCCGGACGCCTGGACAGCGCCGGCCTGCACAGCGTCGCCGCGGACCTGCGCCGTCAGCAGTACGCCGAATTGGCCGCCGCCGGAATCGATTCGGTGCCGGTGGGCACCTTCTCCTATTACGACCAGATGCTCGACACGGCTGTACTGCTCGGCGCGCTGCCGCCGCGGGTCGCCGGGGTCGAAGATCCGCTGGACCGCTATTTCGCCGCGGCGCGCGGAACCGACACCATCGAACCGCTGGAGATGACCAAGTGGTTCGACACCAACTACCACTATCTGGTGCCCGAAATCGGCTCGGAGACAGTCTTCTCGCTGCATACCGAGAAGCTGCTGGACGAGCTGGCCGAGGCGATCGCGCTGGGCGTCCCGGCCCGTCCGGTGGTGATCGGACCGCTCACCTTCCTGAAGCTGGCGAAGGCGACCGGTGGTGCGGCGCTGGATCGGCTCGATGAACTGGTGCCGCTGTACCGGGAGTTGTTGCGGCAGTTGGCTGCCGCGGGCGCGCAGTGGGTCCAGATCGATGAGCCGGTGCTGGTCACCGATCTCAGCGACGCCGAAATCGAGCTGGTGCGAAGCACTTACAGCGCACTGTCGGCCGGGGACGATCGCCCGGCGATCCTGGTGGCCACCTACTTCGGTCAGCCGCGGGCGGCGCTGGATGCGCTGGTGGAAACCGACATCGAAGGCGTCGCACTCGATTTCACCGCCGTCGAGGTGGCGGCTGTGCCCCCGCTGACGAACAAGCTGCTGGTCGCCGGTGTGGTCGACGGGCGCAATGTCTGGCGTACCGACCTCGATCGGGCGCAGACAACCTTGGGCACCGTGCTCGGTTCCGCGGCGTCGGTGGCGGTTTCGACCTCCTGCTCGCTGCTGCACGTGCCCTACACCCTCGCCGTCGAAACCGGCCTGGACGACCAGCTGCGGTCCTGGCTGGCTTTCGGTGCGGAGAAGGTCGCCGAAGTGCGACTGCTCGCCACTGCGCTGCGATCCGGCACGGAAGCGGTCGCCGCCGAATTGGCCACGGTCCGTGCGGCTCTGGAGTCCCGGCGCAACGATCCACGGCTGGCAGACCCGCAGGTGCGGGCCCGGCTCGGCGCGCTCGGGACGGACGCCGACCGGCGCACCCCCGCCGACGAGCGCCGTGCACTCCAGGCCGAACAGCTGCACCTGCCCAGCCTGCCGACGACCACGATCGGGTCCTACCCGCAGACCTCCGCGATCCGGCTGGCCCGCGCGGCACTGCGCAAGGGCGAGATCGACCAGGCCGAGTACGTCCGCCGGATGCGTGCCGAGATCGCGGATGTGATTGCGCTGCAGGAGAAGCTGGGCTTGGACGTGCTGGTGCACGGCGAGCCGGAACGCAACGACATGGTGCAGTACTTCGCCGAGCAGCTCGACGGTTTCGCCGCCACCGAGCTGGGCTGGGTGCAGTCCTATGGCACCCGCTGCGTGCGCCCGCCGATCCTGTACGGCGATGTGTCCCGGCGCGAGCCGATGACCGTCGACTGGATCAGCTACGCGCAATCGCGCACCGACAAGCCGGTCAAGGGCATGCTCACCGGCCCGGTGACCATCCTGGCCTGGTCGTTCGTGCGGGATGACCAGCCGCTCGCCGATTCGGCCGCGCAGGTGGCGCTGGCGATCCGTGACGAAACCGTGGACCTGGAGGCGGCGGGCATCCGCATCGTTCAGGTCGACGAACCCGCGCTGCGCGAACTGCTGCCGCTGCGGGCCGCCGATCAACCCGGCTACCTGGACTGGTCGGTGCGGGCGTTCCGCCTCGCCACCTCCGGCGTCGCGGACACCACGCAGATCCACACCCATCTCTGCTATTCGGAGTTCGGTGAGGTGATCGACGCGATCGCCGGGCTGGATGCCGACGTGACCTCGATCGAGGCGGCACGCTCGCATATGGAGGTGCTCGACGATCTCAACGCGGCAGGGTTCGATCTGGGTGTCGGGCCGGGCGTGTACGACATCCACTCACCGCGGGTGCCGAGCGTCGAGGAGATCACTGCCTCCTTGCGCGCGGCCCTGAAAGCCGTTCCCGCCGAGCGACTCTGGGTGAATCCGGATTGCGGGTTGAAGACCCGCGGGCCGGTTGAGGTGGAGGCGTCGCTGCGCAACATGGTGGCGGCCGCGCACGCGGTGCGTTGATTCGATCGGCCGGCCGCAGCGCGTCTGCGGCCGGTCGGCTCGCCCCGGCGGGGGCTTGTTTATGACTGACCAGTCATTCATAATTAGACCATGCCGAAGATTGTCGACAGAGCCGCACGACAGGAGGAGATCCTGGACGCCGCGGCGAAAGTGTTCGCGCGCAAGGGGTTTGCCGCCTCGCGCATCGAGGACGTGGCCGCCGAGGCCG encodes:
- the coaD gene encoding pantetheine-phosphate adenylyltransferase, encoding MAGALCPGSFDPMTNGHLDVFTRAAAQFDEVVVTVSINPKKQGMFTVDERMEMLREATAHLPNVRVASWQGLTVDFATQEGIGAIVKGVRDATDFVYELQMAQMNKKLTGVDTLFIATNPTFSYVSSSLVKEVAAYGGDVADMLPPLVHKRLLARLAEKRG
- the rsmD gene encoding 16S rRNA (guanine(966)-N(2))-methyltransferase RsmD, with amino-acid sequence MTRIVAGQAGGRRLRVPPAGTRPTSDRVREALFSAIDARLDLDGVRVLDLYAGSGALGLEALSRGATHALLVESDRKAAAIVQGNITDLALPGAELRQGTVASVLQRGGAGEYDLVFSDPPYDVDTETVIGDLLLLAEHKWLAADALIIVERSIRSPEIVWPTGYTAAKPRKYGETRIELAEFTA
- a CDS encoding pyruvate carboxylase is translated as MFSKVLVANRGEIAIRAFRAAYELGIGTVAVFPHEDRNSVHRMKAAESYQIGEEGHPVRAYLSIDAIIDAAKSAGADAIYPGYGFLSENPDLAAACAREGITFIGPSAEVLEMAGNKATAIEAARAAGLPVLKSSAPSADIDELLAAAQQLEYPIFVKAVAGGGGRGMRRVAAPEQLRESIEAASREAESAFGDPTVFLEQAVVNPRHIEVQILADQHGNVMHLFERDCSVQRRHQKVIELAPAPNLDPALRERICNDAVAFARQIGYSNAGTVEFLLDERGNHVFIEMNPRIQVEHTVTEEITDVDLVQSQLRIAAGQTLEDLGLSQDSVSIRGAALQCRITTEDPANGFRPDTGRITAYRTPGGAGIRLDGGANLGAEIGAYFDSMLVKLTCRGRDLPAAAARARRALAEFRIRGVTTNIPFLLAVLDDPDFKDGRVTTSFIDERPQLLTSRGSADRGTKILNYLADITVNKPHGERRSTVYPHDKLPAIDLSVPPPDGSRQKLLRLGPEGFAQALREQKAVGVTDTTFRDAHQSLLATRVRTSGLMAVAGHVARMTPELLSIECWGGATYDVALRFLYEDPWERLAALREAVPNINLQMLLRGRNTVGYTPYPEKVTRAFVSEAAATGVDIFRIFDALNNVDQMRPAIDAVRETGTTLAEVAMSYTGDLSNPNETLYTLDYYLKLAEQIVDAGAHVLAIKDMAGLLRAPAAAKLVTALRSNFDLPVHVHTHDTPGGQLATYLAAWQAGADAVDGASAAMAGTTSQPALSAIVAAAAHSEFDTGLDLQNVCDLEPYWEALRKVYAPFESGLPAPTGRVYTHEIPGGQLSNLRQQAIALGLGDQFEEVEAKYAAADRLLGRLVKVTPSSKVVGDLALALVGTGVSVDEFAADPARYDIPDSVIGFLRGELGTPAGGWPEPFRTKALSGRGPAKPETELSAADEAGLTGTSLERRTTLNRLLFPGPAAEFEAHREKYGDTSGLSANQFFYGLRHGEEHRVQLEKGVTLLIGLEAISEPDDRGMRTVMCILNGQLRPVAVRDRSIASDVPVAEKADKTNSGHLAAPFAGVVTLAVSEGDSVAAGDTIGTIEAMKMEAAITAPRAGTVARVAIAKVQQVEGGDLLVELAVTGAAAE
- the metE gene encoding 5-methyltetrahydropteroyltriglutamate--homocysteine S-methyltransferase, whose translation is MTVTSAPFTATVLGLPRVGPRRELKRATESYWAGRLDSAGLHSVAADLRRQQYAELAAAGIDSVPVGTFSYYDQMLDTAVLLGALPPRVAGVEDPLDRYFAAARGTDTIEPLEMTKWFDTNYHYLVPEIGSETVFSLHTEKLLDELAEAIALGVPARPVVIGPLTFLKLAKATGGAALDRLDELVPLYRELLRQLAAAGAQWVQIDEPVLVTDLSDAEIELVRSTYSALSAGDDRPAILVATYFGQPRAALDALVETDIEGVALDFTAVEVAAVPPLTNKLLVAGVVDGRNVWRTDLDRAQTTLGTVLGSAASVAVSTSCSLLHVPYTLAVETGLDDQLRSWLAFGAEKVAEVRLLATALRSGTEAVAAELATVRAALESRRNDPRLADPQVRARLGALGTDADRRTPADERRALQAEQLHLPSLPTTTIGSYPQTSAIRLARAALRKGEIDQAEYVRRMRAEIADVIALQEKLGLDVLVHGEPERNDMVQYFAEQLDGFAATELGWVQSYGTRCVRPPILYGDVSRREPMTVDWISYAQSRTDKPVKGMLTGPVTILAWSFVRDDQPLADSAAQVALAIRDETVDLEAAGIRIVQVDEPALRELLPLRAADQPGYLDWSVRAFRLATSGVADTTQIHTHLCYSEFGEVIDAIAGLDADVTSIEAARSHMEVLDDLNAAGFDLGVGPGVYDIHSPRVPSVEEITASLRAALKAVPAERLWVNPDCGLKTRGPVEVEASLRNMVAAAHAVR